A stretch of Episyrphus balteatus chromosome 2, idEpiBalt1.1, whole genome shotgun sequence DNA encodes these proteins:
- the LOC129909931 gene encoding lipoamide acyltransferase component of branched-chain alpha-keto acid dehydrogenase complex, mitochondrial — protein MASFILKNSVSILKNYIPQTLNTLKSAPTNHKRLFHLSPCLEKVVSFNLSDIGEGIREVVVKEWFVKVGDSIEQFQNICEVQSDKASVTITSRYDGKITKLYHKIDDIALVGSPLVDFEVEEEEGSESSESSDSSDSDKEDKPKVVDTKPEIKDQSDIGRTIALATPAVRRIAKEHQVDLTKVPATGRGGRVLKGDVMEYLGQVPPGTNIPHPTLLNNKNTASPTLTPPPADRTEPLKGVRKAMSKSMTESLKIPHFAYSDEVDMTKLVEFRDQLKNVAAEHGISKLTFMPFCIKAASIALKKFPILNSSLDLENESVIYKGSHNISVAIDTPSGLVVPNIKNCESKSILEIAKDLNALVQRGRTGSLRPEDFANGTFSLSNIGVIGGTYTHPCIMAPQVSIGGMGRTKILPRFNEKGDVVKAYIMNISWCADHRVIDGVTMASFSNVWKEHLENPALFLVSN, from the exons ATggcttcttttattttgaaaaacagtgtTTCAATACTAAAAAACTACATTCCACAAACATTGAATACTTTAAAGAGC GCACCTACCAACCACAAGCGATTGTTTCATTTATCACCTTGTTTGGAGAAAGTTGTTTCATTTAACCTAAGCGATATTGGTGAGGGTATCCGTGAAGTTGTTGTTAAAGAATG GTTTGTTAAAGTCGGTGATTCCATTGaacaatttcaaaatatttgcgaAGTACAATCGGACAAAGCATCAGTGACAATCACTAGCCGATACGATGgaaaaatcacaaaactttATCACAAGATTGATGATATTGCTTTGGTTGGAAGTCCACTagttgactttgaagttgaagaagaagaaggaagtGAATCAAGTGAATCAAGTGATTCATCTGACAGTGACAAAGAAGATAAACCAAAGGTCGTTGATACAAAACCAGAAATCAAGGATCAGTCAGATATTGGTAGAACAATTGCTTTAGCTACTCCAGCTGTTCGTAGAATTGCAAAAGAGCACCAAGTTGATTTGACAAAAGTTCCTGCCACCGGTCGAGGTGGTCGTGTTTTAAAAGGTGATGTTATGGAATACCTTGGACAGGTTCCACCTGGAACTAATATTCCACATCCGACACtgttaaacaataaaaatactgCTTCACCTACCCTGACACCTCCACCAGCCGATCGAACCGAACCTTTGAAAGGTGTTCGAAAAGCCATGTCCAAGTCAATGACTGAATCTTTG AAAATTCCTCATTTTGCATATTCTGACGAAGTTGATATGACAAAGTTGGTTGAATTCCGGGATCAGTTAAAGAATGTAGCAGCAGAACATGGAATCTCCAAGCTAACTTTCATGCCATTTTGTATAAAGGCAGCTTCGattgctttgaaaaaatttccaatcCTTAATAGCTCCTTAGATCTTGAAAACGAATCCGTGATCTATAAGGGTTCCCATAATATAAGTGTTGCCATTGACACACCGTCAGGATTGGTTGTGCCGAATATTAAAAACTGTGAATCAAAATCAATTCTCGAAATTGCCAAGGATTTGAATGCCTTAGTTCAGAGAGGTCGAACTGGATCATTGCGACCAGAAGACTTCGCTAATGGAACGTTTTCGTTGTCAAACATTGGAGTG atAGGTGGAACTTACACTCATCCATGTATAATGGCACCACAAGTATCAATTGGTGGCATGGGAAGAACTAAAATTCTGCCAAGattcaatgaaaaaggtgatgtcgtTAAGGCTTACATCATGAATATTAGTTGGTGTGCTGATCATCGTGTTATCGATGGTGTTACAATGGCTAGTTTTTCAAATGTTTGGAAGGAACATTTGGAAAATCCAGctttatttttagtttcaaattga